In the genome of Oxyura jamaicensis isolate SHBP4307 breed ruddy duck chromosome 13, BPBGC_Ojam_1.0, whole genome shotgun sequence, one region contains:
- the C13H5orf15 gene encoding keratinocyte-associated transmembrane protein 2, translated as MRGAAATSVGVPGKMAAAGGRSAPAGSALCLLLLCGSALAASGPDGSDSAGVEIVQNVSSRNANETLSSSQNLTDTLQSIAPTKKAASPTTAKINSVTAAKPSAAKPSTAKGDSPPNELSHAVTASPVSQMEVDASEDTKIEEEDLLTDLKDTLNSSPPIEKETLESDGGDDYGPYEMTSNSRYNPDLLEMPEDEDSDPISNYNEEIKSLDEKIKDVSVTGLEEEDDSHFFFHLVVVAFLVAVVYVTYHNKRKIFLLVQSRRWRDGLCSRTVEYHRLDQNVNEAMPSLKITNDYVF; from the exons ATGCGCGGTGCCGCCGCCACGTCCGTGGGGGTGCCCGGGAAGATGGCGGCCGCCGGCGGGAGGAGCGCCCCGGCGGGCAGCgccctgtgcctgctgctgctctgcggCTCGGCCCTGGCCGCCAGCGGCCCGGACGGCTCCG atTCTGCGGGAGTGGAGATagttcaaaatgtttcttctagAAATGCGAATGAAACACTAAGTAGCTCCCAGAATTTGACAGACACCTTGCAGAGTATAGCCccaacaaaaaaagcagcaagccCAACAACAGCTAAAATCAATTCTGTGACCGCAGCGAAACCATCCGCAGCGAAACCATCCACAGCAAAAGGTGATTCTCCACCCAACGAGCTCTCTCATGCCGTGACTGCTAGTCCTGTGTCTCAGATGGAGGTTGATGCTTCTGAAGATACTAAAATTGAGGAAGAGGATCTTCTGACAGATTTGAAAGACACACTAAATAGTTCACCACCCATAGAAAAAGAAACTCTGGAGTCAGATGGAGGAGATGACTATGGTCCTTATGAAATGACATCAAATTCCAGGTACAACCCAGACCTCCTTGAGATGCCAGAAGATGAGGATTCTGACCCCATTAGTAACTACAATGAGGAAATCAAGTCTCTTGATGAGAAGATAAAAGATGTTTCTGTCACAGGGTTGGAAGAAGAAGATGACAGCCACTTCTTTTTTCATCTGGTTGTAGTTGCCTTCTTAGTAGCTGTTGTTTATGTCACCTACCACAATAAGAGGAAG atcttCTTGTTGGTCCAGAGCCGAAGATGGAGGGATGGCCTATGCTCCAGAACAGTAGAATATCATCGTTTAGATCAAAACGTTAACGAAGCAATGCCTTCCCTGAAAATAACTAATGACTAcgtattttaa